From Mya arenaria isolate MELC-2E11 chromosome 12, ASM2691426v1, the proteins below share one genomic window:
- the LOC128211811 gene encoding uncharacterized protein LOC128211811 has translation MLKIFKLIASHNLVKLPETGTKMVKITKVGSCNKKICIRNRNQRYNFGYRPDMSDIRLDVTAGHSPIFQRNPAQTGHQAGNQSRALSLSQGNGNQGGNWGIENCPDRDAFVAMHIA, from the exons atgttgaaaatatttaag ctGATTGCCTCACATAATCTAGTCAAACTGCCAGAAACGGGTACAAAGATGGTGAAAATTACAAAAGTTGGTTCCTGTAACAAGAAGATTTGCATCAG AAACCGTAACCAACGTTACAACTTCGGCTATCGTCCCGACATGTCAGACATTCGCCTTGACGTGACGGCCGGCCATTCGCCCATCTTCCAGCGAAATCCAGCCCAAACAGGTCACCAAGCCGGGAACCAATCCAGAGCACTGAGTCTGTCTCAGGGAAACGGGAACCAGGGTGGAAACTGGGGTATTGAGAACTGCCCAGACCGCGACGCCTTCGTAGCCATGCACATTGCTTAA
- the LOC128211806 gene encoding glutaredoxin-3-like has protein sequence MAAVKEIPDVSGFRAAIKENVGKLSVVHFAATWAPQCTQMDEVMVELAKDQQNSTVSFIKVEAEDVPEISEEFEISAVPTFIFIRNGKKVDRLDGANAAELTKKVKLLGSQTGVDVPQIPDAPKEDLNAKLKRLINAEDVMLFMKGIPAEPRCGFSKQIIQILNENNVKYGSFNILADEEVRQGLKTFSNWPTYPQLYSKGELLGGLDIVKELAESGELKLQLPQQQSLDDRLKGLINQAPVMLFMKGDRAAPRCGFSKQTIAILNESGVEYSTFDILGDDEVRQGLKTFSNWPTYPQLYVKGELVGGLDIIKELQESKELVNILKNGQ, from the exons ATGGCCGCTGTGAAAGAAATTCCGGACGTATCAGGCTTTCGGGCAGCAATTAAAGAGAATGTGGG GAAGTTGAGTGTAGTTCACTTCGCTGCAACATGGGCTCCACAGTGTACCCAGATGGACGAAGTTATGGTGGAGTTGGCAAAGGATCAACAAAATTCAACAGTCAGCTTTATCAAG GTGGAGGCAGAGGATGTTCCTGAGATCTCTGAGGAGTTTGAGATTTCTGCTGTTCCAACATTCATTTTCATCAGG AATGGGAAAAAGGTAGACAGACTGGATGGGGCGAATGCGGCTGAGCTGACAAAGAAGGTTAAACTGCTTGGCTCACAGACTGGGGTTGATGTGCCCCAAATTCCAGACGCACCAAAAGAG GACCTGAATGCTAAGCTGAAGAGATTGATCAATGCTGAAGATGTCATGTTATTCATGAAGGGCATTCCAGCTGAACCAAGATGCG GATTCAGTAAGCAGATCATACAGATcttgaatgaaaacaatgtcaAGTACGGCTCCTTCAACATTCTAGCTGATGAAGAAGTTAGACAAG GCCTGAAGACATTCTCTAACTGGCCAACGTACCCGCAACTGTACAGCAAGGGGGAGTTACTTGGCGGACTAGATATCGTCAAGGAGCTGGCTGAGAGTGGCGAACTAAAGTTGCAGCTACCGCAGCAACAGTCACTTGATGACAG GTTGAAGGGCCTCATCAACCAAGCTCCAGTGATGTTGTTTATGAAGGGAGACCGGGCCGCACCTAGATGTGGTTTCAGCAAACAGACCATTGCCATATTGAATGAATCAGG tGTAGAGTACAGCACATTTGACATACTGGGAGATGATGAAGTACGCCAAGGCCTGAAGACTTTCTCCAACTGGCCCACATATCCCCAGTTGTATGTGAAGGGGGAGCTGGTCGGGGGGCTGGATATTATCAAG GAACTGCAAGAGTCAAAAGAATTAGTGAACATTCTGAAGAACGGACAATGA
- the LOC128211809 gene encoding uncharacterized protein LOC128211809, whose amino-acid sequence METSGVNYVFKCVIVGDSHVGKTTLLGRYMGEPSTSGRVSPASVSRQPFVQKLVHTRGGKTVELKIYDTLGQERYRSLTRSYFRDAQCCLVCFDVNNPSSFEHLIEWMNDINKYIGDNHESRTAKLIVGIARQTMSSYDVPNGLCPRTSVHYCQPVTHDRAELFATQYNVPYKFVNIHDDDDVAMCFEAVVEQKVQELDKEDACLTLGQDSVDLRPGRNGRQSSCC is encoded by the exons ATGGAAACCAGCGGAGTAAATTACGTGTTTAAGTGTGTCATTGTCGGGGACAGCCATGTGGGGAAGACCACCCTGCTAGGGCGGTACATGGGTGAACCCTCTACTTCCGGAAGGGTCAGCCCCGCCTCTGTGTCCAGGCAGCCATTTGTCCAGAAACTGGTCCACACACGTGGCGGGAAAACGGTCGAGTTGAAGATATACGACACTCTGG GCCAGGAGCGATACCGAAGTTTGACGCGGTCCTATTTCCGTGACGCCCAGTGCTGTCTCGTTTGCTTTGACGTCAACAATCCAAGCTCGTTCGAACATTTAATCGAGTG GATGAAtgacataaacaaatacatcgGAGACAATCATGAAAGCAGAACAGCGAAGCTCATTGTCGGCATTGCCCGACAGACAATGTCCTCTTACGACGTGCCCAACGGGTTGTGTCCGCGGACCAGTGTTCACTACTGTCAACCAGTAACGCATGACCGCGCGGAACTTTTTGCCACTCAGTATAACGTTCCGTACAAGTTTGTAAACatacatgatgatgatgatgttgcgATGTGTTTTGAAGCGGTTGTTGAACAGAAAGTACAGGAACTAGATAAAGAGGATGCATGTTTAACTCTTGGGCAAGACTCTGTAGACTTGAGACCAGGAAGGAATGGTCGTCAGTCATCATGTTGCTGA